In a single window of the Hirundo rustica isolate bHirRus1 chromosome 7, bHirRus1.pri.v3, whole genome shotgun sequence genome:
- the DAPL1 gene encoding death-associated protein-like 1, giving the protein MALRRSAPLGRRPPAVKAGGMRVSKKQENGPVEKSARPPRKEKSSAIVSFAKPQNMGVLVAEALNKMSHKAHAATLQVAHQKPQPTLEKFILPKRIYIIQQPRKC; this is encoded by the exons ATGGCGCTGAGGAGGAGTGCCCCGCTGGGCCGGCGCCCTCCCGCAG TTAAAGCTGGAGGTATGAGAGTGtctaaaaagcaagaaaatggaCCTGTTGAGAAAAGTGCTAGAcctccaagaaaagaaaagtcaaG TGCTATTGTCAGTTTTGCAAAACCTCAGAACATGGGTGTCTTGGTAGCAGAAGCACTGAACAAA ATGAGCCACAAAGCCCATGCAGCAACATTACAAGTGGCTCACCAAAAGCCACAGCCTACCTTGGAGAAGTTCATACTGCCTAAAAGAATTTACATTATTCAACAGCCACGAAAATGTTAG